A part of Miscanthus floridulus cultivar M001 chromosome 6, ASM1932011v1, whole genome shotgun sequence genomic DNA contains:
- the LOC136458457 gene encoding F-box/FBD/LRR-repeat protein At1g13570-like isoform X2 produces MASTGGRGIMEEIFACIPTQPIPSPAEGSVSAAACSVVGEAEADEDRISRLADALLSNIVSRLPIKDAARTAALSPRWRRVWASTPLVLDDAHLLPDPDEPDGPLGFGTDWRSIADAVSSVLAAHPGPFHCVRLTNVCSYAAARDRGALARDWLRVVAEKGVDDLVLVCPRWPLKAKIPADILRVASLRSLYLGLWDEFPGSTKSLRRGNVAFPHLVELGLCRTDIKTADIDHLLQCSPLLEKLALVACDNSPDCVRVRSRSLRCVLFWMSVANEVNVLVVPRLERLILWSECPGARLADDFRTRLNIGYVQELKVLGYLDLRIHVLEISNTIIEAGRKPSPRTIVPSVHILALKVRFGVRKEARMLPSYLRCFPNVVTLHIMSDEADEPTGKLNFKFWQEAGPISCLESQIKRVVFKNFRGDRSELAFLRFIWERAQLLHKMVIVLADGDDPASLEQMVAKLKPLACAKRASKDRKLTILIVRFERKCSQTGEPV; encoded by the exons ATGGCCTCCACGGGGGGCCGCGGCATCATGGAAGAGATCTTCGCCTGCATCCCCACCCAGCCCATCCCCTCGCCCGCCGAGGGCTCCGTTTCCGCCGCCGCCTGTTCCGTCGTCGGTGAAGCCGAGGCCGACGAGGACCGCATCAGCCGCCTGGCGGACGCGCTGCTCTCCAACATCGTCTCCCGCCTCCCCATCAAGGACGCCGCCCGTACCGCCGCGCTTTCCCCGCGCTGGCGCCGCGTCTGGGCCTCCACGCCGCTCGTCCTCGACGACGCCCACCTCCTCCCGGACCCGGACGAACCCGACGGCCCCTTGGGCTTCGGCACCGACTGGCGCTCCATCGCCGACgccgtctccagcgtcctcgccGCGCACCCGGGCCCCTTCCACTGCGTCCGCCTCACCAACGTCTGCAGCTACGCGGCGGCGCGCGACCGCGGCGCGCTCGCCCGCGACTGGCTCCGCGTCGTCGCGGAGAAGGGCGTCGATGACCTCGTTCTCGTTTGCCCTCGCTGGCCCCTCAAGGCGAAAATCCCCGCCGACATCCTCCGCGTCGCCTCCCTCCGCAGCCTCTACCTCGGCCTCTGGGACGAGTTCCCCGGGAGCACCAAGTCCCTCCGCCGCGGTAACGTTGCCTTCCCCCACCTCGTCGAGCTCGGGCTCTGCCGCACCGACATCAAGACCGCGGACATCGACCACCTCCTCCAGTGTAGCCCCCTCTTGGAGAAGCTCGCGCTCGTTGCCTGCGACAACTCGCCGGACTGCGTTCGCGTCCGCAGCCGGAGCCTCCGTTGCGTGCTCTTCTGGATGTCCGTCGCCAACGAGGTCAATGTGCTCGTCGTCCCGCGCCTCGAGCGGCTCATCCTGTGGAGTGAGTGCCCCGGTGCCCGTCTCGCTGATGACTTCCGCACCAGGCTCAACATTGGCTACGTCCAGGAGCTCAAGGTGCTCGGCTACCTGGACCTAAGGATCCACGTGCTCGAGATCTCCAACACTATCATCGAG GCTGGGAGAAAGCCGAGTCCACGTACCATTGTTCCAAGTGTCCATATCCTGGCTTTGAAGGTCCGGTTTGGAGTTCGCAAGGAAGCTAGAATGCTGCCAAGCTACCTCAGATGCTTTCCCAATGTGGTGACATTACATATCATG TCTGATGAAGCTGATGAGCCCACGGGCAAGCTCAACTTCAAGTTCTGGCAGGAAGCTGGCCCCATCAGCTGCCTTGAATCCCAAATCAAGAGGGTGGTGTTCAAGAACTTCCGAGGGGACCGCAGCGAGCTCGCATTCCTTAGGTTCATCTGGGAGAGAGCACAGCTGTTGCACAAGATGGTGATTGTTTTGGCCGATGGAGATGATCCTGCCTCGTTGGAGCAGATGGTAGCCAAACTGAAACCTCTGGCTTGCGCAAAACGGGCCAGCAAAGACCGCAAGTTGACCATCTTG ATTGTCAGGTTTGAGCGCAAATGCTCACAAACTGGTGAACCTGTTTAA
- the LOC136458457 gene encoding F-box/FBD/LRR-repeat protein At1g13570-like isoform X1, which yields MASTGGRGIMEEIFACIPTQPIPSPAEGSVSAAACSVVGEAEADEDRISRLADALLSNIVSRLPIKDAARTAALSPRWRRVWASTPLVLDDAHLLPDPDEPDGPLGFGTDWRSIADAVSSVLAAHPGPFHCVRLTNVCSYAAARDRGALARDWLRVVAEKGVDDLVLVCPRWPLKAKIPADILRVASLRSLYLGLWDEFPGSTKSLRRGNVAFPHLVELGLCRTDIKTADIDHLLQCSPLLEKLALVACDNSPDCVRVRSRSLRCVLFWMSVANEVNVLVVPRLERLILWSECPGARLADDFRTRLNIGYVQELKVLGYLDLRIHVLEISNTIIEAGRKPSPRTIVPSVHILALKVRFGVRKEARMLPSYLRCFPNVVTLHIMSDEADEPTGKLNFKFWQEAGPISCLESQIKRVVFKNFRGDRSELAFLRFIWERAQLLHKMVIVLADGDDPASLEQMVAKLKPLACAKRASKDRKLTILVRNGGCVWSFHRASDLSVSDPFDC from the exons ATGGCCTCCACGGGGGGCCGCGGCATCATGGAAGAGATCTTCGCCTGCATCCCCACCCAGCCCATCCCCTCGCCCGCCGAGGGCTCCGTTTCCGCCGCCGCCTGTTCCGTCGTCGGTGAAGCCGAGGCCGACGAGGACCGCATCAGCCGCCTGGCGGACGCGCTGCTCTCCAACATCGTCTCCCGCCTCCCCATCAAGGACGCCGCCCGTACCGCCGCGCTTTCCCCGCGCTGGCGCCGCGTCTGGGCCTCCACGCCGCTCGTCCTCGACGACGCCCACCTCCTCCCGGACCCGGACGAACCCGACGGCCCCTTGGGCTTCGGCACCGACTGGCGCTCCATCGCCGACgccgtctccagcgtcctcgccGCGCACCCGGGCCCCTTCCACTGCGTCCGCCTCACCAACGTCTGCAGCTACGCGGCGGCGCGCGACCGCGGCGCGCTCGCCCGCGACTGGCTCCGCGTCGTCGCGGAGAAGGGCGTCGATGACCTCGTTCTCGTTTGCCCTCGCTGGCCCCTCAAGGCGAAAATCCCCGCCGACATCCTCCGCGTCGCCTCCCTCCGCAGCCTCTACCTCGGCCTCTGGGACGAGTTCCCCGGGAGCACCAAGTCCCTCCGCCGCGGTAACGTTGCCTTCCCCCACCTCGTCGAGCTCGGGCTCTGCCGCACCGACATCAAGACCGCGGACATCGACCACCTCCTCCAGTGTAGCCCCCTCTTGGAGAAGCTCGCGCTCGTTGCCTGCGACAACTCGCCGGACTGCGTTCGCGTCCGCAGCCGGAGCCTCCGTTGCGTGCTCTTCTGGATGTCCGTCGCCAACGAGGTCAATGTGCTCGTCGTCCCGCGCCTCGAGCGGCTCATCCTGTGGAGTGAGTGCCCCGGTGCCCGTCTCGCTGATGACTTCCGCACCAGGCTCAACATTGGCTACGTCCAGGAGCTCAAGGTGCTCGGCTACCTGGACCTAAGGATCCACGTGCTCGAGATCTCCAACACTATCATCGAG GCTGGGAGAAAGCCGAGTCCACGTACCATTGTTCCAAGTGTCCATATCCTGGCTTTGAAGGTCCGGTTTGGAGTTCGCAAGGAAGCTAGAATGCTGCCAAGCTACCTCAGATGCTTTCCCAATGTGGTGACATTACATATCATG TCTGATGAAGCTGATGAGCCCACGGGCAAGCTCAACTTCAAGTTCTGGCAGGAAGCTGGCCCCATCAGCTGCCTTGAATCCCAAATCAAGAGGGTGGTGTTCAAGAACTTCCGAGGGGACCGCAGCGAGCTCGCATTCCTTAGGTTCATCTGGGAGAGAGCACAGCTGTTGCACAAGATGGTGATTGTTTTGGCCGATGGAGATGATCCTGCCTCGTTGGAGCAGATGGTAGCCAAACTGAAACCTCTGGCTTGCGCAAAACGGGCCAGCAAAGACCGCAAGTTGACCATCTTGGTGCGTAATGGAGGCTGCGTGTGGAGCTTCCACAGAGCATCTGATCTTTCCGTGAGCGACCCTTTTGATTGCTGA